One segment of Phycisphaerae bacterium DNA contains the following:
- a CDS encoding DUF1611 domain-containing protein codes for MLFEMPYRRLLILTEGSLGIFESKTGSSVMRYRPQDCVAVLDSVNAGKPLGDFIPGLPDLPIVARVADALPLEPDALLIGIAPTGGGLPDRMRRHLVDALKARLSIISGLHVMLRDDPELAELAEANNAKLHDVRDAGQIRHIARGKARYTRAKRVLTIGIDCDVGKMVTALELRKEAVRQGLNAAFVATGQTGIMIEGWGIAIDHVISDFTAGATELLVEHVADKDICFVEGQGSIEHPGYSAVTLGLLHGSCPDAMVIVCRPDRQLHNDWPDCPVAPIRQQIAINEALLAPLHPGKVVAVAVNTARMAAEEAEAAVRKIAADAGLPAADPIRHGCKDLIAAIRRQVGI; via the coding sequence ATGCTCTTCGAAATGCCGTATCGACGTCTGCTGATCCTGACCGAAGGATCGCTCGGCATCTTCGAGTCGAAGACCGGTTCGTCAGTGATGCGCTACCGCCCGCAGGATTGTGTGGCCGTGCTCGACTCGGTCAATGCCGGCAAGCCGCTCGGCGATTTCATCCCCGGCCTCCCCGACCTGCCGATCGTCGCCCGTGTGGCCGATGCCCTGCCGCTGGAGCCGGATGCGCTGCTCATCGGAATCGCCCCCACCGGCGGCGGCCTGCCCGATCGAATGCGCCGCCACCTGGTGGACGCCCTCAAGGCCAGACTGAGCATCATCAGCGGCCTGCACGTCATGCTCCGCGACGATCCCGAGTTGGCCGAGCTGGCCGAGGCCAACAACGCCAAACTCCATGATGTCCGCGACGCCGGCCAGATCCGCCACATCGCCCGAGGCAAGGCCCGCTACACCCGGGCCAAACGCGTCCTCACCATCGGCATCGATTGCGACGTCGGCAAAATGGTCACCGCCCTCGAGCTACGCAAGGAAGCCGTTCGCCAGGGACTGAACGCCGCTTTCGTGGCCACCGGCCAGACCGGCATCATGATCGAAGGCTGGGGCATCGCCATCGACCACGTGATCTCCGACTTCACCGCCGGAGCGACCGAACTGCTCGTCGAGCATGTGGCCGACAAGGACATATGCTTCGTCGAGGGTCAGGGCTCCATTGAACATCCCGGCTACTCGGCCGTGACACTCGGCTTGCTCCACGGTTCGTGCCCGGACGCCATGGTCATCGTCTGCCGCCCCGACCGGCAGTTGCATAACGACTGGCCCGACTGTCCGGTGGCGCCCATCAGGCAGCAGATCGCGATCAACGAGGCCTTGCTGGCTCCATTGCACCCCGGCAAGGTCGTGGCTGTCGCAGTCAACACCGCTCGGATGGCCGCCGAGGAGGCCGAGGCCGCAGTCCGCAAGATCGCCGCCGACGCTGGCTTGCCCGCCGCCGATCCCATCCGCCATGGCTGCAAGGATCTGATCGCAGCCATCCGCCGGCAGGTCGGGATTTGA